A genome region from Geodermatophilus bullaregiensis includes the following:
- a CDS encoding putative bifunctional diguanylate cyclase/phosphodiesterase, with protein MDTDDRRPGAATSVGPWSETRDERRRALRLPTHTAAVGLVAVLLTLTAFSVAATVTNAHVAAQSQESARVSEASMAAERSLVLQEELFEQMETEPDPDPELRAAYDAAGAATRVAIEELAGVDGAGHDAEVDEWLRLHESYRSAVDELLVVAAEDPEHAEEFEEAHVDPSFEALESLLRQEAEEHFEEARASLASLGDVQDLMIVATPAGFGVGLVLVAWFTAVLTHSRREVAAQAERNRQQALHDALTGLPNRTLLRQRVTEALAGADGAALMLIDLDRFKDINDTLGHAYGDVVLQVVSTRLQKAVRATDTVARLGGDEFAILLPSTADPDDARELATRALAAMEAPIEVDGVSLDVDASIGIALSGVHGDDVESLLRGADIAMYTAKDRGLGVCVFDADLDDHSVERLGLLGQLRRAIDNRELVLHFQPKVALPGGRLCGVEALVRWQHPERGLLPPGEFIPLAERTPLIRPLTRYVIDAALEQGARWRDAGLSLGVAVNVSVPNLVDERFVDEVRELLDRWRLPASALELEVTESAIMADPDRARRVLGRLAECDVTLSIDDFGAGFTSLAHLKDLPVHQLKIDRSFVARMAVDPRSALIVRSVVELGHNLGLTTVAEGVEDQRTWDRLEELGCDVAQGWLVCRALPADGLEAWLDASGHSVVPELAAAGTATA; from the coding sequence ATGGACACCGACGACCGCCGGCCGGGGGCTGCCACCTCGGTGGGACCCTGGTCCGAGACCCGCGACGAGCGGCGCAGGGCCCTGCGGCTGCCCACCCACACCGCAGCCGTCGGGCTGGTCGCGGTCCTGCTCACGCTCACCGCCTTCTCGGTGGCCGCCACGGTGACCAACGCCCACGTGGCCGCACAGAGCCAGGAGAGCGCCAGGGTGTCGGAGGCCTCCATGGCGGCGGAGCGGTCGCTCGTGCTCCAGGAGGAGCTGTTCGAGCAGATGGAGACCGAGCCGGATCCCGATCCCGAGCTGCGCGCGGCGTACGACGCCGCCGGCGCCGCCACCCGCGTGGCGATCGAGGAGCTGGCCGGCGTCGACGGCGCCGGACACGACGCGGAGGTCGACGAGTGGCTGCGGCTGCACGAGAGCTACCGCTCGGCCGTGGACGAACTGCTCGTCGTCGCCGCCGAGGACCCCGAGCACGCCGAGGAGTTCGAGGAGGCCCACGTCGACCCCTCCTTCGAGGCCCTCGAGTCGCTGTTGCGCCAGGAGGCCGAGGAGCACTTCGAGGAGGCCCGCGCGTCCCTGGCCTCGCTGGGCGACGTGCAGGACCTGATGATCGTCGCCACGCCGGCGGGGTTCGGCGTCGGGCTGGTCCTGGTCGCCTGGTTCACCGCGGTCCTCACGCACAGCCGCCGCGAGGTCGCGGCGCAGGCGGAGCGCAACCGGCAGCAGGCGCTGCACGACGCGCTGACCGGCCTGCCCAACCGCACGCTGCTGCGCCAGCGCGTGACGGAGGCACTGGCCGGCGCCGACGGGGCGGCGTTGATGCTCATCGACCTCGACCGCTTCAAGGACATCAACGACACGCTGGGCCACGCCTACGGCGACGTCGTCCTCCAGGTGGTGTCCACGCGGCTGCAGAAGGCGGTCCGGGCGACGGACACCGTGGCGCGGCTCGGCGGCGACGAGTTCGCCATCCTGCTCCCGTCCACCGCCGACCCCGACGACGCGCGGGAGCTCGCCACCCGGGCCCTGGCCGCGATGGAGGCGCCCATCGAGGTCGACGGCGTCTCCCTCGACGTCGACGCCAGCATCGGCATCGCGCTCTCCGGCGTCCACGGGGACGACGTCGAGTCGCTCCTGCGCGGTGCCGACATCGCCATGTACACGGCCAAGGACCGCGGCCTCGGGGTGTGCGTCTTCGACGCGGACCTCGACGACCACAGCGTGGAGCGGCTCGGCCTGCTCGGTCAGCTGCGGCGCGCCATCGACAACCGCGAGCTGGTCCTGCACTTCCAGCCCAAGGTGGCGCTCCCCGGCGGACGGCTGTGCGGCGTGGAGGCGCTGGTGCGCTGGCAGCACCCGGAGCGCGGGCTGCTCCCGCCCGGTGAGTTCATCCCGCTCGCCGAGCGCACGCCGCTGATCCGTCCGCTGACCCGCTACGTCATCGACGCGGCGCTGGAGCAGGGCGCCCGGTGGCGGGACGCCGGCCTCTCCCTGGGTGTCGCGGTCAACGTCTCGGTCCCGAACCTGGTCGACGAGCGCTTCGTCGACGAGGTGCGCGAGCTGCTCGACCGCTGGCGGCTCCCGGCGTCCGCGCTGGAGCTGGAGGTCACCGAGAGCGCGATCATGGCCGACCCGGACCGGGCCCGGCGGGTGCTCGGTCGCCTGGCCGAGTGCGACGTCACCCTCTCGATCGACGACTTCGGCGCCGGCTTCACCTCACTGGCCCACCTCAAGGACCTGCCGGTGCACCAGCTGAAGATCGACCGGTCCTTCGTCGCCCGGATGGCCGTCGACCCGCGCAGCGCGCTGATCGTGCGCTCGGTCGTGGAGCTCGGGCACAACCTCGGGCTGACCACGGTGGCCGAGGGCGTCGAGGACCAGCGGACCTGGGACCGGCTGGAGGAGCTGGGCTGTGACGTGGCACAGGGCTGGCTGGTCTGCCGGGCACTGCCGGCCGACGGACTGGAGGCCTGGCTCGACGCGTCCGGCCACTCGGTCGTGCCCGAGCTGGCGGCGGCCGGCACCGCGACGGCGTAG
- the gndA gene encoding NADP-dependent phosphogluconate dehydrogenase gives MSEEIGVTGLAVMGANLARNLARHGCRVVVHNRTRARTDALLAAHGNEGEFVPTGSVQEFVAALQRPRRVIVMVQAGASTDAVVQELMELLDEGDVLVDGGNARYTDTIRRTAALAEKGVHFVGSGISGGEEGALLGPSIMPGGSAEAYRLIGPLLESIAAVVDGTPCCTHVGGDGAGHFVKMVHNGIEYADMQLIAEAYDLLRTRLGMSPAEIGEVFAGWNEGDLDSYLIEITAEVLRHVDGDTGRPFVDVVLDQAEQKGTGRWTVQSALDLGVPVSGIAEAVFARALSGHAEQRAPAREALPGPSSQPEPVADRDGFVEAVRQALYASKVVAYAQGFDQITAGAQAHGWDVDRAALATIWRGGCIIRARFLDRIRQAYTDEPELATLLVHPYFRDAVAECQDGWRTVVVEAARAGIPAPGFASALAYYDGLRAERLPAALIQGLRDLFGAHTYRRVDRDGAFHTLWSEDRREVTTG, from the coding sequence ATGAGCGAAGAGATCGGCGTCACCGGGCTGGCTGTCATGGGGGCCAACCTCGCCCGCAACCTGGCGCGTCACGGCTGCCGGGTCGTCGTCCACAACCGCACGCGGGCGCGCACCGACGCGCTGCTGGCGGCGCACGGCAACGAGGGCGAGTTCGTCCCCACCGGTTCGGTGCAGGAGTTCGTCGCCGCGCTGCAGCGACCACGCCGGGTCATCGTCATGGTCCAGGCCGGCGCCTCGACCGACGCCGTCGTCCAGGAGCTGATGGAACTCCTCGACGAGGGCGACGTGCTCGTCGACGGCGGGAACGCCCGCTACACCGACACCATCCGGCGGACGGCGGCCCTTGCCGAGAAGGGCGTGCACTTCGTCGGCTCAGGGATCAGCGGCGGTGAGGAGGGCGCGCTGCTCGGGCCGAGCATCATGCCCGGGGGCTCGGCCGAGGCCTACCGGCTGATCGGCCCGCTCCTGGAGAGCATCGCGGCCGTGGTGGACGGGACGCCGTGCTGCACCCACGTCGGCGGCGACGGCGCCGGCCACTTCGTGAAGATGGTGCACAACGGCATCGAGTACGCCGACATGCAGCTCATCGCCGAGGCCTACGACCTGCTGCGCACCCGGCTGGGCATGTCCCCCGCGGAGATCGGCGAGGTGTTCGCCGGCTGGAACGAGGGCGACCTGGACTCCTACCTCATCGAGATCACCGCCGAGGTGCTGCGGCACGTCGACGGTGACACCGGCCGGCCCTTCGTCGACGTGGTGCTCGACCAGGCCGAGCAGAAGGGCACCGGGCGCTGGACGGTGCAGTCGGCGCTCGACCTCGGGGTGCCGGTGAGCGGCATCGCCGAGGCGGTGTTCGCCCGCGCGCTGTCCGGGCACGCCGAGCAGCGGGCCCCGGCGCGGGAGGCACTGCCCGGCCCGTCGTCGCAGCCGGAGCCGGTGGCCGACCGGGACGGCTTCGTCGAGGCGGTCCGGCAGGCGCTGTACGCCTCGAAGGTGGTGGCCTACGCGCAGGGCTTCGACCAGATCACCGCAGGTGCGCAGGCCCACGGCTGGGACGTCGACCGGGCGGCGCTGGCCACCATCTGGCGCGGCGGCTGCATCATCCGGGCGCGCTTCCTCGACCGGATCCGGCAGGCGTACACCGACGAGCCGGAGCTGGCCACGCTGCTCGTGCACCCGTACTTCCGCGACGCCGTGGCCGAGTGCCAGGACGGCTGGCGCACGGTGGTGGTCGAGGCGGCCCGCGCCGGCATCCCGGCACCCGGCTTCGCCAGCGCGCTGGCCTACTACGACGGCCTGCGCGCCGAGCGGCTGCCGGCCGCGCTGATCCAGGGCCTGCGCGACCTGTTCGGCGCGCACACCTACCGGCGGGTCGACCGCGACGGTGCGTTCCACACCCTCTGGTCGGAGGACCGCCGCGAGGTGACCACCGGCTGA
- a CDS encoding DUF6910 family protein: MRVLVDEVRTLRFDDGTPVRAASGIAPLGDGWLVVQDDATSAAWRRAGSVTPVRVLPPVEGHDVFAEAAGTKHLKPDLEVACPAEVDGEPAVLLLGSGSSPRRTRGVLVRFEDGRPVARATELGPLYERVVAVLGLPRDQLNLEGGSRSGGTVRWYQRGNLAAGVSSASVEVPLADLVAAVLGRTAPASVPVARPRRYGLGEVDGVGLAVTDAVALPDGRELLSAAAEDTPNAVDDGPVVATALALVDGEDVLAVARIPEVGGRVHKVEGLALRDVRGGEAHLLAVVDADDPGAPSVELELRAVLD; encoded by the coding sequence GTGCGGGTACTCGTGGACGAGGTCAGGACGCTGCGGTTCGACGACGGGACGCCGGTGCGCGCCGCCTCCGGGATCGCGCCGCTGGGGGACGGGTGGCTGGTCGTGCAGGACGACGCCACGTCGGCGGCCTGGCGCCGTGCCGGCTCGGTGACGCCGGTGCGGGTCCTGCCGCCGGTGGAGGGCCACGACGTGTTCGCCGAGGCGGCGGGGACCAAGCACCTCAAGCCGGACCTGGAGGTGGCCTGCCCGGCCGAGGTGGACGGCGAGCCGGCCGTGCTGCTGCTCGGTTCCGGCTCCTCGCCGCGGCGGACGCGCGGGGTGCTGGTGCGGTTCGAGGACGGGCGGCCGGTCGCGCGGGCGACGGAGCTGGGCCCGCTGTACGAGCGGGTCGTCGCCGTCCTCGGCCTGCCGCGGGACCAGCTGAACCTGGAGGGCGGCAGCCGGTCCGGCGGCACGGTGCGCTGGTACCAGCGCGGCAACCTGGCCGCCGGTGTGTCCTCGGCCAGCGTGGAGGTGCCGCTGGCCGACCTGGTGGCCGCCGTCCTCGGCCGGACCGCTCCCGCGTCGGTCCCGGTGGCGCGGCCGCGCCGCTACGGGCTCGGCGAGGTCGACGGCGTGGGCCTGGCGGTCACCGACGCCGTGGCGCTGCCCGACGGGCGCGAGCTGCTCAGCGCGGCCGCGGAGGACACCCCCAACGCCGTCGACGACGGCCCGGTGGTCGCCACCGCGCTGGCGCTGGTCGACGGCGAGGACGTGCTGGCCGTCGCCCGGATCCCCGAGGTCGGTGGCCGGGTGCACAAGGTGGAGGGCCTGGCGCTGCGCGACGTCCGCGGCGGGGAGGCGCACCTGCTGGCCGTCGTGGACGCCGACGACCCGGGGGCGCCGTCGGTGGAGCTGGAGCTGCGCGCCGTCCTGGACTGA
- a CDS encoding GDSL-type esterase/lipase family protein, with the protein MSVGGSAGVPGTSSSPSGGATAERRTTRLQWRRTIAFLIGLGLLLVSARAEVARPLVVIAFVLFAVLATVWVRGQYADSLDGEAWTPHPFWLAGLAAVAAVCVVVGGIGLLWSPALPGGTLLVVGAVGLYLVAGAVISSRRQQVAAALRDVTMPREEPRRTRVLVGVGVLIGVGVVAALGTSAVLALGGPAWTRGIAAGLALVALLTLPAGVSLASEAAIEILREHEKRIPRLLAMGSGAAVVVAALVAVVITESMWALVGIAALAGLVVALASSTQADIVVVLAVIALMGVTPQQARPPVYPADEDEVLVALGDSYMSGEGAAIYFEQTDEGGGNACRRAPTAWAALAGQEPQFGGLDFLACSGARTYDVRAHEGAVPMTPPEVAAVPAPPLAEQEHLTDGLDTQLAQYARHEGDYEPGLVVISIGGNDAGFATIGQMCVAPGDCSTERDTWLAGLDEVERELRRTYAEVRAAFAGVPVVVVPYPSPIAALDATGTSVQCDQISLDRAERTFVTQFLNALNGRIHAAANEAGFHYLAEMRNSLRDAHLQLCDPLNEERPGINFIGLRSVKGAPEQRFNPLNWSHNSLHPNERGHAAMLRTFQIWRAENPDLEVDAPNDPSAPTMEEASQEVAGAADCSVYADDGCRAEGTAWALGQIGRFGLTWGLGLGVVGTGAWAFAVGLFAWRRHRRALYSAAPDD; encoded by the coding sequence GTGTCCGTCGGGGGCAGCGCGGGGGTGCCGGGAACGTCGTCGTCCCCGAGCGGTGGTGCCACGGCGGAACGCCGCACCACGCGACTGCAGTGGCGGCGGACGATCGCCTTCCTGATCGGCCTGGGGCTCCTGCTGGTGAGCGCCCGGGCCGAGGTGGCGAGGCCCCTGGTGGTCATCGCGTTCGTGCTGTTCGCGGTCCTGGCCACCGTGTGGGTCCGCGGTCAGTACGCCGACTCGCTGGACGGGGAGGCGTGGACACCGCACCCGTTCTGGCTGGCGGGGCTCGCCGCCGTCGCGGCGGTCTGCGTGGTCGTCGGCGGCATCGGACTGCTGTGGTCCCCGGCCCTGCCCGGGGGGACCCTCCTCGTCGTCGGCGCGGTGGGCCTCTACCTCGTCGCGGGAGCTGTGATCTCCTCGCGGCGTCAGCAGGTCGCCGCCGCCCTCCGCGACGTCACCATGCCTCGTGAGGAGCCCCGGCGCACGCGGGTCCTGGTAGGTGTGGGCGTCCTGATCGGTGTGGGGGTCGTGGCGGCGCTGGGGACCAGCGCCGTCCTCGCCCTCGGGGGACCGGCCTGGACCAGGGGGATCGCGGCCGGCCTCGCGCTCGTCGCGCTGCTCACGCTGCCGGCCGGGGTGTCCCTGGCGTCCGAGGCGGCCATCGAGATCCTCCGGGAGCACGAGAAGCGCATCCCTCGCCTGCTCGCCATGGGGTCGGGAGCAGCGGTCGTCGTCGCGGCACTGGTCGCGGTCGTGATCACCGAGTCCATGTGGGCGCTGGTGGGGATCGCGGCCTTGGCCGGACTGGTGGTCGCACTCGCCTCCTCGACCCAGGCCGACATCGTGGTGGTGCTCGCAGTGATCGCGCTCATGGGTGTCACCCCGCAGCAAGCGCGACCACCGGTGTACCCGGCGGACGAGGACGAGGTCCTCGTCGCGCTCGGTGACTCCTACATGTCCGGGGAGGGTGCGGCGATCTACTTCGAGCAGACCGACGAGGGCGGGGGCAACGCCTGCCGCCGGGCGCCGACCGCCTGGGCAGCGCTGGCCGGGCAGGAGCCGCAGTTCGGCGGGCTGGACTTCCTCGCCTGCTCGGGCGCGCGCACCTACGACGTCCGCGCCCACGAGGGAGCGGTCCCGATGACACCGCCGGAGGTGGCGGCGGTCCCGGCGCCACCGCTGGCAGAGCAGGAGCACCTCACCGACGGACTGGACACCCAACTGGCCCAGTACGCCAGGCACGAGGGCGACTACGAGCCGGGCCTGGTCGTCATCAGCATCGGCGGGAACGACGCCGGGTTCGCGACCATCGGCCAGATGTGCGTGGCCCCGGGCGACTGCAGCACGGAGCGGGACACCTGGCTCGCCGGGCTGGACGAGGTCGAGCGCGAGCTGCGGCGGACCTATGCCGAGGTGCGGGCGGCGTTCGCAGGGGTCCCTGTGGTCGTCGTCCCCTACCCCTCACCCATCGCGGCGCTGGACGCGACGGGCACCAGCGTGCAGTGCGACCAGATCTCGCTGGACCGCGCCGAGCGCACCTTCGTCACCCAGTTCCTCAACGCCCTCAACGGGCGCATCCACGCGGCCGCGAACGAGGCCGGCTTCCACTACCTGGCGGAGATGCGGAACTCGCTGCGGGACGCCCACCTGCAGCTGTGCGATCCGCTGAACGAGGAACGCCCGGGGATCAACTTCATCGGCCTGCGCTCGGTCAAGGGCGCTCCGGAGCAGCGCTTCAACCCGTTGAACTGGTCGCACAACAGTCTGCACCCCAACGAGCGGGGTCACGCGGCCATGCTGCGCACCTTCCAGATCTGGCGGGCGGAGAACCCGGACCTCGAGGTCGACGCTCCGAACGACCCGAGCGCGCCGACGATGGAGGAAGCCAGTCAGGAGGTCGCCGGAGCGGCGGACTGCAGCGTCTACGCCGACGACGGCTGCCGCGCCGAGGGCACCGCGTGGGCGCTGGGACAGATCGGCCGGTTCGGACTCACCTGGGGGCTCGGCCTGGGAGTCGTCGGCACGGGTGCGTGGGCGTTCGCCGTGGGCCTGTTCGCCTGGCGGCGGCACCGCCGGGCGCTGTACTCCGCGGCGCCCGACGACTGA
- the bcp gene encoding thioredoxin-dependent thiol peroxidase has protein sequence MTETVPAPVRLVPGDPAPDFTLPDADGTPVSLADHRGRRVIVYCYPAALTPGCTTQAVDFTAAAGELAEAGLDIIGISPDPPEKLQRFREQEGLGITLVSDPDKQVLAAYGAYGTKKLYGKEVQGVIRSTFVVDAEGRVERAAYNVKATGHVAKLRRDLGLD, from the coding sequence ATGACCGAGACCGTGCCCGCTCCCGTCCGTCTCGTGCCCGGCGACCCGGCCCCCGACTTCACGCTGCCCGACGCCGACGGCACCCCGGTCTCGCTCGCCGACCACCGCGGCCGCCGGGTGATCGTCTACTGCTACCCCGCCGCCCTCACCCCGGGGTGCACGACCCAGGCGGTCGACTTCACCGCCGCGGCCGGCGAGCTGGCCGAGGCGGGGCTGGACATCATCGGCATCTCGCCCGACCCGCCGGAGAAGCTGCAGCGCTTCCGCGAGCAGGAGGGCCTGGGCATCACCCTCGTCTCCGACCCGGACAAGCAGGTGCTGGCCGCCTACGGCGCGTACGGCACCAAGAAGCTGTACGGCAAGGAGGTGCAGGGCGTCATCCGGTCGACGTTCGTGGTCGACGCCGAGGGCCGCGTCGAGCGGGCCGCCTACAACGTCAAGGCCACCGGGCACGTCGCGAAGCTGCGCCGCGACCTCGGCCTGGACTGA
- a CDS encoding HPP family protein, producing MHGDLRAWVGALRPGPVGYRRTEVLRGGLGALAGIALAGLTASAVPGGPAGLPWIVAPMGATAVLLFAAPASPLAQPWPVLAGNTVSTLVGVAAGKLVDDVTLAAAVAVGVAIPLMMVLRCVHPPGGACALFTAVGGAAVHDHGWAFVLWPVGVDTLVLLLVAALVNNLTGRPYPHVPEPPPPAGADAPPTERVGLRTEDVRAAMDRLDRGLDVMPGDVLALVREAEAHALDRRLGQLRVGALMARDVRTVQPQETLYRARMLMNQHAVKALPVVTEDRRVVGIVTVHDLFNLDVAALDPVSKVMSSPVTTVGVDTPVSELVGLMADRGLRHLPVLDDDGRLAGIVTRAELVAVLHRALVGS from the coding sequence GTGCACGGGGACCTCAGGGCGTGGGTCGGGGCGCTGCGCCCGGGGCCGGTCGGCTACCGGCGCACCGAGGTGCTCCGCGGTGGGCTCGGTGCCCTGGCCGGGATCGCGCTGGCCGGGCTGACCGCGTCGGCGGTGCCGGGCGGTCCGGCCGGGCTGCCCTGGATCGTCGCGCCGATGGGCGCCACCGCCGTCCTGCTCTTCGCCGCCCCGGCCAGCCCGCTGGCCCAGCCGTGGCCGGTGCTGGCCGGCAACACCGTCTCGACGCTGGTCGGCGTGGCCGCCGGCAAGCTGGTCGACGACGTCACGCTGGCCGCCGCGGTCGCCGTCGGCGTGGCGATCCCGCTGATGATGGTGCTGCGCTGCGTGCACCCGCCGGGCGGTGCGTGCGCGCTGTTCACCGCCGTCGGCGGGGCGGCGGTGCACGACCACGGCTGGGCGTTCGTGCTCTGGCCGGTCGGCGTCGACACCCTGGTCCTGCTGCTCGTCGCGGCGCTGGTCAACAACCTGACCGGCCGGCCCTACCCGCACGTGCCCGAGCCACCGCCGCCGGCGGGCGCGGACGCGCCGCCCACCGAGCGGGTCGGGCTGCGCACCGAGGACGTGCGGGCGGCGATGGACCGGCTCGACCGGGGTCTCGACGTCATGCCGGGCGACGTCCTGGCGCTGGTCCGCGAGGCCGAGGCGCACGCCCTCGACCGCCGGCTCGGGCAGCTGCGCGTCGGCGCGCTCATGGCCCGCGACGTCCGCACCGTGCAGCCGCAGGAGACGCTCTACCGGGCGCGGATGCTCATGAACCAGCACGCGGTCAAGGCGCTGCCGGTGGTGACCGAGGACCGCCGGGTCGTCGGCATCGTCACCGTGCACGACCTGTTCAACCTCGACGTCGCCGCGCTCGACCCGGTGTCGAAGGTGATGAGCAGCCCCGTCACCACCGTCGGCGTCGACACCCCCGTCTCCGAGCTGGTCGGCCTCATGGCCGACCGGGGTCTGCGGCACCTGCCGGTGCTCGACGACGACGGGCGGCTGGCCGGGATCGTCACCCGCGCCGAGCTGGTCGCCGTCCTGCACCGGGCGCTGGTCGGCTCCTGA
- a CDS encoding YjbQ family protein — translation MRSELRTVRTGGVPAVVDLTGECAEFVRAQGDGLLHVFVPHATAGVAIIETGSGSDDDLLAQLDELLPRDDRWRHRHGSPGHGRDHVLPAFVPPSTSVPVLEGRLQLGTWQSICLVDPNGDNPERQVRLSFLAG, via the coding sequence GTGCGATCGGAGCTGCGGACGGTGCGGACCGGGGGGGTGCCGGCGGTGGTCGACCTGACCGGGGAGTGCGCGGAGTTCGTCCGGGCCCAGGGCGACGGGCTGCTGCACGTCTTCGTGCCGCACGCCACGGCCGGCGTCGCGATCATCGAGACCGGCTCCGGCAGCGACGACGACCTGCTCGCCCAGCTCGACGAGCTGCTGCCCCGCGACGACCGGTGGCGGCACCGGCACGGCAGCCCGGGGCACGGCCGCGACCACGTGCTGCCGGCGTTCGTGCCGCCGTCCACCAGCGTCCCGGTGCTCGAGGGGCGGCTGCAGCTGGGCACCTGGCAGTCGATCTGCCTGGTCGACCCCAACGGTGACAACCCGGAGCGGCAGGTGCGGCTCTCCTTCCTGGCGGGGTAG
- the rph gene encoding ribonuclease PH has product MTRPDGRSADQLRPVTITRNWLDHAEGSVLVEFGRTRVLCAASVTEGVPRWRKGSGLGWVTAEYAMLPRATHTRGDRESVKGRIGGRTHEISRLIGRSLRASIDLAALGENSVAIDCDVLQADGGTRTAAITGAYVALADAVSWLGARKKLARKAAIVQSVAAVSVGVVDGEPRLDLAYEEDVRAGTDMNVVCTGDGGFVEVQGTAEGAVFDRATLDRLLDLAVAGCAELTRVQQEALQQEALQQARQR; this is encoded by the coding sequence GTGACCCGCCCCGACGGCCGCTCGGCCGACCAGCTCCGCCCGGTGACCATCACCCGCAACTGGCTCGACCACGCCGAGGGCTCCGTGCTCGTCGAGTTCGGCCGCACCCGGGTGCTCTGCGCGGCCAGCGTCACCGAGGGCGTGCCGCGCTGGCGCAAGGGCTCGGGCCTGGGCTGGGTCACCGCCGAGTACGCGATGCTGCCCCGCGCCACGCACACCCGCGGCGACCGCGAGTCGGTCAAGGGCCGCATCGGCGGGCGCACCCACGAGATCAGCCGGCTCATCGGCCGCTCGCTGCGGGCCTCGATCGACCTGGCGGCGCTGGGGGAGAACAGCGTCGCGATCGACTGCGACGTCCTCCAGGCCGACGGCGGCACCCGGACGGCGGCCATCACCGGCGCGTACGTGGCCCTCGCCGACGCCGTCTCCTGGCTGGGGGCCCGGAAGAAGCTCGCGAGGAAGGCCGCGATCGTGCAGTCCGTGGCGGCGGTGAGCGTGGGCGTCGTCGACGGTGAGCCGCGGCTCGACCTCGCCTACGAGGAGGACGTGCGCGCCGGCACCGACATGAACGTCGTCTGCACCGGTGACGGCGGGTTCGTGGAGGTTCAGGGCACCGCCGAGGGGGCGGTGTTCGACCGGGCCACCCTCGACCGCCTGCTCGACCTCGCCGTCGCCGGGTGCGCCGAGCTCACCCGCGTGCAGCAGGAGGCGCTGCAGCAGGAGGCGCTGCAGCAGGCGCGGCAGCGATGA
- the rdgB gene encoding RdgB/HAM1 family non-canonical purine NTP pyrophosphatase translates to MTRLLLATRNAGKLAELQRLLATAVPGVDVVGLRDVDEYPEAPETGATFAENALLKAREAVRYTGLPAVADDSGITVDALNGMPGVLSARWSGRHGDDPANTALLLGQLADVPDERRGAAFVCAAALVTPDGSEHVIERQWRGQVVREPRGSNGFGYDPVFLPDGLESTAAELGPAEKDARSHRGQAFAALVPVVAQELGAR, encoded by the coding sequence ATGACCCGGCTGCTCTTGGCCACCCGGAACGCCGGCAAGCTCGCCGAGCTGCAGCGGCTGCTGGCCACCGCCGTCCCCGGCGTCGACGTGGTGGGCCTGCGCGACGTCGACGAGTACCCGGAGGCGCCCGAGACCGGCGCGACCTTCGCCGAGAACGCGCTGCTCAAGGCCCGCGAGGCGGTCCGGTACACCGGGCTGCCCGCCGTGGCCGACGACTCGGGCATCACCGTCGACGCGCTCAACGGGATGCCCGGCGTCCTCTCGGCGCGCTGGTCGGGGCGGCACGGCGACGACCCGGCCAACACCGCGCTGCTGCTCGGCCAGCTCGCCGACGTGCCCGACGAGCGGCGCGGCGCGGCCTTCGTCTGCGCCGCCGCGCTGGTCACCCCCGACGGCAGCGAGCACGTCATCGAGCGGCAGTGGCGCGGGCAGGTGGTCCGCGAGCCGCGCGGCAGCAACGGCTTCGGCTACGACCCGGTGTTCCTGCCCGACGGCCTGGAGTCCACCGCGGCGGAACTCGGGCCGGCGGAGAAGGACGCGCGCAGCCACCGTGGGCAGGCCTTCGCCGCGCTGGTCCCGGTGGTCGCCCAGGAGCTCGGCGCCCGCTGA
- a CDS encoding QsdR family transcriptional regulator codes for MIAPPDEVVRRAAHTLLREERLDTTVLAAELGISRVTLFRRVGNRDALLGEALWWLAERTLRQAAEAHDSRPEGEGEPGRLRSLAVIEDFRSVLGTAPSLRHLIDEEPATALRILTDPRGRVQPRMIEAYTALFERDVETLGLTSEVPLPLLSYAVVRLGESFLYSDVMVSREPDLKAAATVCDALVTGVLGLRA; via the coding sequence GTGATCGCGCCCCCCGACGAGGTCGTGCGGCGGGCCGCGCACACGCTGCTCCGCGAGGAGCGTCTCGACACCACCGTCCTCGCCGCCGAGCTCGGCATCTCCCGGGTCACGCTGTTCCGCCGCGTCGGCAACCGCGACGCCCTCCTCGGGGAGGCGCTGTGGTGGCTCGCCGAGCGCACGCTCCGGCAGGCGGCCGAGGCCCACGACTCCCGGCCGGAGGGCGAGGGGGAGCCGGGCCGGCTGCGCAGCCTGGCGGTCATCGAGGACTTCCGCTCGGTGCTCGGGACGGCGCCGTCGCTGCGCCACCTCATCGACGAGGAGCCGGCCACCGCGCTGCGGATCCTCACCGACCCGCGCGGGCGGGTGCAGCCGCGGATGATCGAGGCCTACACCGCCCTGTTCGAGCGCGACGTCGAGACGCTCGGGCTGACGTCGGAGGTGCCGCTGCCGCTGCTGTCCTACGCCGTCGTGCGGCTGGGGGAGTCGTTCCTGTACTCCGACGTCATGGTCTCGCGCGAGCCCGACCTCAAGGCCGCCGCGACGGTCTGCGACGCGCTGGTCACCGGGGTCCTGGGGCTGCGGGCCTGA